In Fibrobacter sp. UWB4, one DNA window encodes the following:
- the feoB gene encoding ferrous iron transport protein B, producing the protein MAPKLFTIAIAGNPNCGKTALFNALTGARQHVGNWPGVTVEKKEGYFELGDQHIRVVDLPGTYALFANAEDERAAVDYLLTREADLIINIIDASNIERNLFLTSQLVDMQIPMVIAANMIDIAEQRGLHLDLDIIAERFGVPVIPLSAVSDKSITNFISQMAHVIAGKKMTPKAIDYGENVEKTVKYLEPQVEPVAKILGTDARWVSLMYLGNEKSYADKFAEAKVQINKAEVTKMLNEESEFAMADVRYSLAHDIANKTILSNRSKRTWSDKLDSVLLNRWASLPIFLLVMYLVFWVAVTIGSAFIDFFDVLFGAIFVDGLGYLLTDVFHAPGFVSAILADGIGAGIQTVSTFIPVIFFMFLCLSFLEDSGYMARAAFVADRFMRFLGLPGRAFVPMMVGFGCGVPGIMGSRVLESKRERFLTIFLVPFMSCGARLPVYALFAAAFFGTQAGTVVFALYLAGVLFAIVYGLILRRSLFVGEASNFVMELPPYHLPKFKSLMIHSWLRLRDYVIRAGKVITIAVAILGFLNSFGFVDKLYTEINGEKTEIVKSEEGYAMVQDEKEVPLPEGVVIDESKVQAESEFTAGNGDSENSLLSVIGKAITPIFEPFGVESNNWPASVSLFTGLLAKEAVIGTMNSLYSMAGPGDAAEVASRHPEQSEESSEVSTEAPAPAAEPVAVADSADARHPEQSEGSSEVAVADSAVADSAVVADSAVAEAPAEEKPLIAGVDECLAEEEDEGGAPDILGAFKEALGTVPENLSEVFGSLTDILGTSGELEAQNAAELKKVTLDKILDAKAITCEEYASIETFSEEEGADKAREAVFAKLAAAGLTLSEDEIGALEEGDLSETADIYANLRSYFHNPDKNGNPVDGFNWQVFAFLIFILLYVPCLAAMGVVVREIGLGLGVLMAVVQTILAWAVAVLLYQVPVGGNVFWIVSSIIVLVATFVFLKLFGMSANKKGRFED; encoded by the coding sequence ATGGCTCCGAAGCTTTTTACTATTGCTATTGCCGGTAACCCGAACTGCGGTAAAACGGCTCTTTTTAATGCTCTTACGGGTGCTCGCCAGCATGTTGGTAACTGGCCGGGCGTGACTGTCGAAAAGAAGGAAGGCTATTTCGAACTCGGTGATCAGCACATCCGCGTGGTGGACTTGCCGGGTACTTACGCTCTCTTTGCCAATGCCGAAGACGAACGCGCCGCTGTGGACTACTTGCTCACTCGCGAAGCGGACCTCATCATCAATATTATTGATGCCTCGAACATCGAACGTAACTTGTTCTTGACCTCTCAGCTTGTCGATATGCAAATCCCGATGGTGATTGCTGCAAATATGATCGACATTGCTGAACAGCGTGGTTTGCACTTGGATTTGGATATCATTGCCGAACGCTTTGGTGTGCCGGTGATTCCTCTTTCTGCCGTGAGCGACAAGAGCATCACGAATTTCATTAGCCAAATGGCTCATGTTATCGCTGGCAAGAAGATGACTCCCAAGGCCATTGACTATGGTGAAAATGTCGAAAAGACCGTGAAGTACTTGGAACCACAGGTTGAACCGGTTGCTAAAATTCTGGGAACGGATGCCCGCTGGGTTTCGCTCATGTACTTGGGCAACGAAAAGAGCTATGCAGACAAGTTTGCAGAAGCGAAGGTCCAGATCAACAAGGCCGAAGTGACCAAGATGCTGAACGAAGAAAGCGAATTTGCGATGGCTGACGTGCGCTACAGCTTGGCTCACGATATTGCAAACAAAACGATCCTTTCGAACCGTTCCAAGAGAACCTGGTCTGATAAGCTCGACTCCGTGCTTTTGAACCGCTGGGCTTCGCTCCCGATTTTCCTCTTGGTCATGTACCTGGTCTTCTGGGTTGCAGTGACGATCGGTTCTGCTTTCATTGATTTCTTTGACGTGCTGTTTGGCGCTATCTTTGTGGATGGCCTTGGCTACTTGCTCACGGATGTGTTCCATGCGCCGGGCTTTGTGTCTGCAATCCTCGCCGATGGTATCGGTGCCGGTATCCAGACGGTCTCGACTTTCATTCCGGTCATCTTCTTCATGTTCCTCTGCCTTTCTTTCTTGGAAGACTCTGGTTACATGGCTCGTGCCGCTTTTGTCGCGGACCGCTTTATGCGATTCCTCGGACTCCCGGGCCGTGCATTTGTGCCGATGATGGTTGGCTTTGGTTGCGGGGTGCCGGGCATTATGGGTTCTCGTGTGCTCGAATCCAAGCGTGAACGTTTCCTTACGATTTTCCTTGTACCGTTCATGAGCTGCGGCGCTCGCCTTCCGGTGTATGCGTTGTTTGCGGCTGCATTCTTCGGAACGCAGGCAGGGACAGTCGTGTTTGCCCTCTACCTTGCGGGCGTTCTCTTTGCGATCGTGTACGGCTTGATTCTTCGCCGCTCCTTGTTCGTGGGTGAGGCTAGCAACTTTGTGATGGAGCTGCCGCCTTATCATTTGCCGAAGTTCAAGTCGCTCATGATCCACTCCTGGCTCCGTTTGCGTGACTACGTGATTCGTGCCGGTAAGGTGATTACGATTGCGGTTGCAATTCTCGGCTTCCTCAACAGCTTTGGCTTTGTGGACAAGCTCTACACTGAAATCAATGGCGAAAAGACCGAAATCGTGAAGAGCGAAGAAGGCTACGCCATGGTGCAGGACGAAAAGGAAGTTCCGCTCCCCGAAGGTGTCGTGATTGACGAATCTAAGGTCCAGGCGGAAAGTGAATTCACTGCTGGTAACGGCGATTCCGAAAACAGCTTGCTTTCTGTGATTGGTAAGGCGATTACCCCGATTTTTGAACCGTTCGGTGTTGAATCCAACAACTGGCCGGCTTCAGTGTCCCTCTTCACGGGTCTCCTTGCTAAGGAAGCTGTGATCGGTACGATGAACTCGTTGTACTCCATGGCTGGCCCTGGCGATGCTGCTGAAGTCGCATCTCGTCATCCTGAGCAGAGCGAAGAATCCAGTGAAGTCTCGACTGAAGCCCCGGCGCCTGCTGCAGAACCTGTCGCTGTTGCCGATAGTGCTGACGCTCGTCATCCTGAGCAGAGCGAAGGATCCAGTGAAGTCGCTGTTGCTGATTCCGCAGTCGCTGATAGCGCAGTTGTCGCAGACAGTGCTGTTGCTGAAGCTCCTGCCGAAGAAAAGCCCCTTATCGCAGGCGTGGACGAATGCCTTGCCGAAGAAGAGGATGAAGGCGGTGCTCCGGATATTCTCGGTGCATTCAAGGAAGCCCTTGGCACGGTTCCTGAGAACTTGAGTGAAGTCTTCGGCTCTCTCACGGACATTCTCGGAACATCTGGTGAACTCGAAGCGCAGAATGCCGCAGAACTCAAGAAGGTCACGCTTGATAAGATTCTTGATGCGAAGGCAATTACTTGCGAAGAATACGCTTCTATCGAAACCTTCAGCGAAGAAGAAGGTGCCGACAAGGCCCGCGAGGCTGTGTTTGCAAAGCTCGCTGCTGCAGGCCTTACGCTGAGCGAAGATGAAATCGGCGCTCTCGAAGAAGGCGACTTGAGCGAAACGGCTGACATCTATGCCAACCTCCGCTCTTACTTCCACAACCCAGACAAGAACGGAAACCCGGTCGATGGATTTAACTGGCAGGTGTTTGCATTCTTGATCTTTATCTTGCTCTATGTGCCGTGTCTTGCTGCGATGGGTGTCGTGGTTCGCGAAATCGGCCTTGGACTCGGTGTGCTGATGGCTGTGGTGCAGACAATCCTTGCTTGGGCTGTCGCGGTGCTCCTCTACCAGGTGCCGGTCGGTGGCAATGTGTTCTGGATTGTAAGCTCGATCATCGTGCTTGTGGCAACATTCGTGTTCCTTAAGCTCTTTGGTATGAGCGCAAATAAGAAAGGGCGTTTCGAAGACTAA
- a CDS encoding DUF3793 family protein — MDRNLDSCLVRQCAPTLAGHKLGNLFCVDVADGVLFCNILARWNQALNPKGVAARVIAERCGRYFIYVYRNSALQNLGCSCEVRNFLKGFGYNCFDAESLLNFFQVRMTRSVCFPHEVGVFLGYPLDDVKDFITYGGKNYKLIGCWKVYNDVPNSMHIFEVYKKCQKILRERFELGETLEQLTVAS; from the coding sequence ATGGATAGAAACCTTGATTCTTGCTTGGTTCGACAATGCGCCCCGACACTTGCGGGCCATAAGTTGGGCAATCTCTTTTGTGTCGATGTTGCTGATGGTGTTTTGTTTTGCAATATCCTTGCGCGTTGGAATCAGGCCTTGAACCCTAAGGGCGTTGCTGCTCGCGTAATTGCTGAACGCTGTGGGCGCTATTTCATTTATGTCTACCGGAATAGCGCTTTACAAAATTTGGGATGCTCTTGCGAAGTTCGTAATTTTTTGAAAGGTTTTGGCTACAACTGCTTTGACGCGGAATCGCTTTTGAACTTTTTTCAGGTTCGCATGACGCGCTCGGTGTGCTTTCCGCATGAAGTGGGCGTGTTTTTAGGCTACCCACTTGACGACGTGAAAGATTTTATTACGTATGGCGGAAAAAATTACAAGCTGATTGGCTGCTGGAAGGTCTATAACGACGTGCCGAATTCCATGCACATTTTTGAAGTATACAAAAAATGTCAAAAGATTTTACGAGAACGATTTGAATTGGGTGAGACTTTAGAGCAGTTGACTGTTGCAAGTTGA
- a CDS encoding flavodoxin codes for MNKIAVIFWTGTGNTEVMANEVVAGAKEAGADVTLFNTSAFSADKAQEFDKFALGCPAMGAEELEDSEFQPLYDQLKAQISGKKVVLFGSYGWGGGEWMNPWKEDAANAGLVLADEPLAIEGAPDDAGKEKCRELGKVLALS; via the coding sequence ATGAATAAAATTGCTGTTATTTTCTGGACAGGTACGGGTAACACCGAAGTTATGGCGAATGAAGTGGTTGCTGGCGCAAAGGAAGCTGGCGCCGATGTGACGCTTTTCAATACGTCTGCTTTTTCTGCCGATAAGGCCCAGGAATTTGACAAGTTTGCTTTGGGCTGCCCGGCAATGGGTGCCGAAGAACTTGAAGATAGCGAATTCCAGCCGCTTTATGATCAGCTGAAGGCTCAGATTTCGGGCAAGAAGGTCGTGCTTTTCGGTTCGTACGGCTGGGGTGGCGGCGAATGGATGAATCCGTGGAAAGAAGATGCTGCAAATGCGGGCCTCGTGCTTGCTGATGAGCCGCTCGCGATTGAAGGCGCTCCGGATGATGCTGGCAAGGAAAAGTGCCGTGAACTCGGCAAAGTTCTTGCTCTGTCGTAA
- a CDS encoding DUF1490 domain-containing protein produces MSIFKNEKFWLVIAGAVGSAVAKKVLKAKKTRELAVQGLAHGMKFTADAKAAFQDMKDEASDICNDAKAEAGIK; encoded by the coding sequence ATGTCTATATTCAAAAACGAAAAATTCTGGCTTGTCATTGCTGGTGCTGTGGGTTCCGCAGTTGCAAAGAAAGTGCTCAAGGCCAAGAAAACTCGCGAACTTGCTGTTCAGGGACTTGCTCATGGCATGAAGTTCACGGCTGACGCCAAGGCTGCTTTCCAGGACATGAAGGACGAAGCTAGCGACATTTGCAACGACGCTAAGGCAGAAGCAGGGATTAAGTAG
- a CDS encoding heavy metal translocating P-type ATPase → MKFKIVYDKPGRLRLRAGAYAFERDYEARIHKACLNEPCVKSVVVRSVNGGLLFEYSAKAGDFETSRKQILDFVSALNPKELPECDGETEYQLQALDDGFKNNLAMMIARRYLSRWFLPLPIRTAITVARGLRYVARGISTLMSGSLTVDVLDGAAIGASLLQRNYESAGTVMFLLGVSGLLEDYTKARTRTALTGSLAVKVDKVWVVKDGVDALVDMKDVQVNDLVRIRSGSMIPVDGRVMEGEAFVNESTMTGESKAVMKTAGRIVFAGTVLEEGAILVKVHAVNSNTKIQKIVELIDRSEDLKASVQSRAEHLADSIVPFSFLGFGLTLLLTQNISRAVSILMVDYSCAIKLSTPISVISALREAADMDMTVKGGKYLEELALADTIVFDKTGTLTKAEPRLEKIIPFGEYSEKRILKIAACIEEHFPHSMARAIVKAALERNINHVEEHADVQYIVAHGIATSLKGKRVVIGSKHFVIEDEKVNVSEANQAIIDEQAGAASVIYLGIGGELAGAICIGDPPREEAADAIRGLRESGIKNVVMLTGDSLNAAERVAEHLGIDTFYAQVLPEDKHHYMERMKAEGKRVIMVGDGINDAPALATANVSVAMSDASDIARETADVTLRRENLEDLVELRLLSQKLMERIMKNYRFIITFNTSLLVGGFFGLLSPTTSAFLHNVSTMGICAKSMTKLKVE, encoded by the coding sequence ATGAAATTCAAAATCGTTTACGATAAGCCGGGTCGCCTTCGCTTGCGTGCTGGGGCGTACGCTTTTGAACGTGATTATGAAGCGCGCATTCACAAGGCTTGCTTGAATGAGCCTTGCGTTAAAAGTGTTGTGGTGCGTAGCGTCAATGGCGGCCTTCTTTTTGAATATTCCGCCAAGGCGGGCGATTTCGAGACGAGCCGTAAGCAGATTCTTGATTTTGTAAGTGCGCTCAACCCCAAAGAATTGCCTGAATGCGACGGTGAAACGGAATACCAGTTGCAAGCATTGGACGATGGCTTTAAAAACAACCTAGCGATGATGATTGCAAGGCGCTATTTGTCGCGTTGGTTTTTGCCGCTTCCGATTCGCACGGCGATTACGGTTGCTCGTGGGTTGCGTTATGTGGCTCGCGGAATTTCGACGCTCATGAGCGGAAGCCTCACCGTCGATGTTTTGGACGGTGCTGCAATTGGCGCTTCGCTGTTGCAACGCAATTACGAATCTGCCGGGACGGTCATGTTTCTTTTGGGCGTTTCGGGCTTGCTCGAAGATTACACCAAGGCGCGTACGCGTACGGCTTTGACGGGAAGCCTCGCTGTAAAAGTCGATAAAGTCTGGGTCGTGAAAGACGGTGTGGATGCATTGGTGGATATGAAGGATGTCCAAGTCAATGACCTTGTTCGCATTCGTTCCGGTAGCATGATTCCTGTGGATGGCCGCGTCATGGAAGGCGAAGCCTTTGTGAACGAATCGACGATGACGGGTGAATCCAAGGCGGTGATGAAGACTGCTGGCAGAATCGTTTTTGCCGGGACTGTTCTTGAAGAAGGTGCCATTCTCGTGAAGGTGCATGCGGTCAACAGCAATACGAAAATCCAGAAAATCGTGGAACTGATCGACCGTAGCGAAGACTTGAAGGCAAGCGTGCAGAGCCGTGCGGAACATTTGGCGGATAGCATTGTGCCGTTCAGCTTCCTTGGCTTTGGGCTTACGCTCTTGTTGACGCAGAATATCTCGCGCGCGGTTTCCATCTTGATGGTGGATTACTCTTGCGCGATAAAGCTTTCGACTCCGATTTCCGTGATTTCTGCACTGCGTGAAGCGGCGGATATGGATATGACGGTGAAGGGCGGCAAGTACTTGGAAGAGCTTGCGCTTGCTGATACGATTGTGTTCGACAAGACGGGAACGCTCACGAAGGCAGAACCGCGACTCGAAAAGATTATTCCGTTCGGCGAGTATTCCGAAAAGCGGATCTTGAAAATCGCGGCATGCATCGAAGAACATTTCCCGCATAGCATGGCTCGTGCGATTGTGAAGGCCGCGCTGGAACGCAATATCAACCACGTCGAAGAACATGCCGATGTGCAGTACATCGTGGCGCACGGTATCGCGACTTCGCTCAAGGGCAAGCGTGTGGTCATTGGAAGCAAGCACTTTGTCATTGAAGATGAAAAGGTCAATGTTTCTGAAGCGAACCAGGCGATTATTGACGAACAGGCGGGTGCTGCGTCCGTGATTTACCTCGGCATTGGCGGAGAGTTGGCGGGTGCCATTTGCATTGGCGACCCTCCGCGTGAAGAAGCTGCGGATGCCATTCGCGGACTGCGTGAAAGTGGAATCAAGAATGTGGTGATGCTGACGGGCGATAGCTTGAATGCTGCAGAACGCGTTGCGGAACATTTGGGAATCGATACATTCTACGCGCAGGTCTTGCCAGAAGACAAGCACCATTATATGGAACGCATGAAGGCTGAAGGCAAGCGCGTGATTATGGTGGGTGACGGCATCAACGATGCTCCTGCTCTTGCTACAGCGAATGTCTCTGTCGCCATGAGCGATGCTTCGGACATTGCCCGCGAAACGGCTGACGTGACGCTCCGCCGCGAGAATCTCGAAGACCTCGTGGAACTGCGCCTCTTGAGTCAGAAACTTATGGAACGCATCATGAAGAACTACCGCTTTATCATCACATTCAATACAAGTTTGCTTGTAGGCGGATTCTTCGGCCTGCTTTCTCCGACAACGTCTGCTTTTTTGCACAACGTATCGACCATGGGCATTTGCGCAAAAAGCATGACGAAACTGAAGGTGGAGTAA